A window of Corallococcus macrosporus DSM 14697 contains these coding sequences:
- a CDS encoding M23 family metallopeptidase has translation MRRLSLLAFVTACACASRGAEPKMSFEELYATSAPRPRGSEVTPAVQRARRPAPETAPELHAVLSAFASRAQALRQQVARGGVMPAAQVENWEQMTFALDGFLSRPAAPRVGSGDLLRAQSVLEAELERDGFTYGDMPASLAEAVVLRVGRLAVRTAELRRLEQPPEPDEDAPPRFSWPVDPVSVTSLFGYRWHPVTGVHRRHLGVDLAATQGQPIYTAEKGVVLRAGRNGDHGLQVEVQHEGRWVTRYSHLSRLLVAAGEVLERGIAVGLAGETGLATGVHLHFELWRDGEPMDPLEALADAEPPPEPTPPMARRPAGRSPAMQQGRPLAGERP, from the coding sequence GAGCTCTATGCTACCTCGGCTCCGCGTCCTCGCGGCTCGGAGGTGACACCCGCCGTGCAGCGGGCGCGTCGGCCCGCGCCCGAGACAGCGCCGGAGCTGCACGCCGTGCTCTCCGCCTTCGCCTCGCGGGCGCAGGCGCTGCGTCAGCAGGTGGCGCGGGGTGGGGTGATGCCCGCCGCGCAGGTGGAGAACTGGGAGCAGATGACCTTCGCGCTGGACGGCTTCCTGTCGCGTCCAGCCGCGCCGCGCGTCGGCTCCGGCGACCTGTTGCGCGCCCAGAGCGTCCTGGAGGCCGAGCTGGAGCGGGATGGCTTCACCTACGGCGACATGCCGGCCTCCCTGGCGGAGGCCGTGGTGCTGCGCGTGGGCCGGCTGGCGGTGCGCACCGCGGAGCTGCGCCGCCTGGAGCAGCCGCCGGAGCCGGACGAGGATGCGCCTCCGCGCTTCTCCTGGCCGGTGGACCCGGTGTCCGTCACCAGCCTCTTCGGTTATCGCTGGCATCCCGTGACGGGCGTGCACCGGCGCCACCTGGGTGTCGACCTGGCCGCCACGCAGGGCCAGCCCATCTACACGGCGGAAAAGGGCGTGGTGCTGCGGGCGGGCCGCAACGGCGACCATGGCCTCCAGGTGGAGGTCCAGCACGAGGGCCGCTGGGTGACGCGTTACAGCCACCTGTCCCGCCTGCTGGTGGCGGCAGGTGAGGTGCTGGAGCGCGGCATCGCCGTGGGGCTCGCGGGAGAGACGGGCCTGGCCACCGGCGTCCACCTGCACTTCGAGCTGTGGCGCGACGGCGAGCCCATGGACCCACTGGAGGCGCTGGCGGACGCGGAACCACCACCCGAGCCCACACCGCCCATGGCGCGGAGACCCGCCGGCCGCTCCCCCGCAATGCAACAGGGGCGCCCCCTTGCGGGTGAGCGCCCCTGA
- a CDS encoding HU family DNA-binding protein codes for MTKAELVEVVAAQTRLTKKSAAQILDIVFTNIGKAVKKDARFSYPGFGTWSVRSRKARKIRNPQTNEMMKLKASKTIGFRPAKELKNSL; via the coding sequence ATGACCAAGGCAGAACTCGTCGAGGTGGTGGCGGCGCAGACACGTCTCACCAAGAAGTCGGCGGCGCAGATCCTCGACATCGTCTTCACCAACATCGGCAAGGCGGTGAAGAAGGACGCTCGCTTCAGCTACCCCGGCTTTGGAACCTGGTCGGTTCGCTCGCGCAAGGCGCGCAAGATCCGCAACCCCCAGACCAACGAGATGATGAAGCTCAAGGCGTCGAAGACGATTGGCTTCCGGCCCGCCAAGGAGCTGAAGAACTCGCTCTAG